A stretch of the Vigna radiata var. radiata cultivar VC1973A chromosome 9, Vradiata_ver6, whole genome shotgun sequence genome encodes the following:
- the LOC106774008 gene encoding uncharacterized protein LOC106774008 yields MXENXFCLGLGLSIEGKDLNLKGNFTKSSCVKYVGKDTKDLDLVYKCMIRKRKKKIPCSDFCSLYILVGISELLIPNRSGRVFQVLYEIVDNLSGLGNYCWGSIVYRYLVGSLSKASDGLKKGKGTSNVYIDGCTYMLQVWLCEKLLPPKGEIHKSPRILHWMNVHLGDNIVKQALESGVVVDEFGVGATKNFKYDEPSKQSKVDKSPSAKKLLKRSLKDSVMQTMVRQQKLVAGLKMKLVELDKEVAFEKSRRRGPEEGGTEEGGPSVAREDPSFSSGGISPKGISSRPMSTDAAALKTFVRKGSRPRIKSRALRTPFTGSFRTKDV; encoded by the exons ATGANAGAGAATGANTTTTGTTTAGGTCTGGGGTTGAGTATTGAAGGTAAGGACTTGAACTTGAAAGGAAATTTTACAAAAAGTTCATGTGTTAAATATGTAGGGAAAGACACAAAAGATTTAGACTTGGTTTACAAATGTATGATCAGGAAACGTAAGAAGAAGATTCCTTGTTCTGATTTTTGtagtctttatattttagttgggATATCTGAGTTATTAATTCCCAATCGCAGTGGAAGAGTGTTTCAAGTTTTGTATGAAATCGTTGATAATTTAAGTGGTTTGGGTAATTATTGTTGGGGTAGTATAGTGTACCGTTACTTGGTAGGTAGTTTGTCGAAAGCTTCAGATggattgaagaaaggaaaaggcaCAAGCAATGTTTACATTGATGGATGCACTTACATGCTGCAG GTTTGGTTATGTGAGAAATTGTTACCTCCGAAAGGTGAAATACATAAATCTCCtagaattttgcattggatgaatGTACATTTGGGAGACAACATTGTGAAACAAGCTTTGGAAAGTGGTGTG GTTGTTGATGAATTTGGTGTTGGCGCAAcgaaaaatttcaaatatgacGAACCTTCCAAGCAAAGTAAAGTTGATAAATCACCATCTGCAAAGAAATTACTGAAACGAAGCCTGAAAGATAGTGTTATGCAGACGATGGTTCGTCAGCAAAAACTAGTTGCAGGGCTTAAAATGAAGCTTGTTGAGTTGGACAAAGAAGTTGCGTTTGAAAAGTCTAGACGAAGAGGACCGGAGGAAGGTGGAACGGAGGAAGGTGGACCGAGTGTGGCACGTGAAGATCCTTCGTTCTCTTCGGGAGGCATTTCCCCGAAAGGCATTTCATCTAGACCCATGTCCACTGATGCAGCTGCATTGAAGACTTTTGTCAGGAAGGGTTCACGACCGCGGATCAAGAGCAGAGCTCTTAGAACTCCTTTTACTGGAAGTTTTAGAACAAAAGATGTGTGA